Proteins from a genomic interval of Quercus robur chromosome 9, dhQueRobu3.1, whole genome shotgun sequence:
- the LOC126699908 gene encoding uncharacterized protein LOC126699908 has protein sequence MAANPKPVEGSMPKTHLTPMSQSAPKPQTQGPPSVPTRPMRPILPKTNKRKLIDTTFSNPNSSNFKIRALTQQLRPHFIEVLHTPDFRNCKAADEVRKRMRLLLDLYKQMTVEMGYPRKFVPHGQVFSCGNMPGKGNQKGKRPKPLQAQHFMNSAENKPPTIPFSSEKTNSGHLKGSYILGNSDFGKNFITYLGSKPVYYGVTKESHRSRYKKR, from the exons ATGGCAGCAAATCCAAAACCTGTTGAAGGCTCAATGCCAAAGACCCATTTGACACCAATGTCACAAAGCGCACCAAAACCACAAACACAAGGCCCACCTTCGGTACCCACTCGTCCTATGCGTCCCATTCTTCCCAAGACCAACAAAAGAAAGCTCATTGATACCACCTTCTCTAACCCCAACTCCTCCAACTTCAAAATCCGCGCTCTTACTCAACAACTTCGCCCCCATTTCATCGAG GTTCTCCACACCCCAGACTTTCGGAACTGCAAGGCAGCCGATGAAGTTCGAAAAC GTATGAGGCTTCTTTTGGATCTATACAAACAGATGACTGTGGAAATGGGATATCCAAGGAAGTTTGTACCACATGGCCAGGTTTTTTCCTGTGGAAACATGCCTGGAAAGGGAAAtcaaaagggaaagcgaccaaagcCACTTCAAGCTCAGCATTTCATGAACTCAGCAGAAAATAAGCCTCCAACCATTCCTTTCAGCTCAGAGAAAACCAATAGCGGCCATCTCAAGGGAAGCTATATCTTGGGCAATTCAGATTTTGGTAAGAACTTCATCACATATTTGGGTAGTAAACCTGTTTATTACGGGGTGACAAAGGAGTCCCATCGCAGTAGGTACAAGAAGCGGTAA
- the LOC126699100 gene encoding uncharacterized protein LOC126699100 isoform X2: protein MATPYGIKLAVHLITNHFGNLVAKVCENLLRRGPLTLQQVIRYTELTPQQVKNSLLILIQHNCVQAFSLESQGGFGDGPKANTQYLALFSNILHRMRFPKFLEIVSRELDQECKELLEGLLQNGRLTLVQMVERAKSKRKDGCREDVVQEGLTKLLAAHFVERCPAPEPLVPEPVKVETTSKKRGAKSAKINEESETIEQRVLAAAGPMEAQRFSMITNTEFDVNGETSTDDSPSLIVGEKRKRDSLELDRESTAEEGEVVLWRANFEEFLRRLRHMACIENVRASLDDGAVKVLKAMLDATRGLEKKVKTEKSDLKKIIESAQNDEVESIVLKRYGRDAYRIFRLLSKNGRLVETDKISDTTFVEKKDAPKILYKMWKDEYLHMEKLVLAPNRNILLWKVNKRPLWEHVLDEMFHSALNLSLRAAYEWDKEKEVINPLEAMTKEERQKQKNIRILLDSSLLKLDDAIMLFHNF, encoded by the exons ATGGCGACCCCGTACGGCATCAAGTTGGCCGTACACCTCATCACCAATCACTTCGGCAATCTCGTCGCC AAAGTGTGTGAGAATCTTCTTCGAAGAGGACCTCTAACGCTCCAACAGGTAATTCGGTACACGGAGCTCACTCCTCAACAGGTCAAGAACTCTCTTCTCATCTTGATCCAACACAATTGCGTTCAAGCTTTCTCTCTCGAATCACAAG GTGGTTTTGGAGATGGGCCAAAAGCTAATACCCAGTATTTAGCGTTGTTTAGTAACATACTCCATCGCATGAGGTTTCCCAAATTCTTGGAGATTGTGTCTCGTGAACTTGATCAAGAA tGTAAAGAACTTCTTGAGGGTTTGCTTCAGAATGGTAGGCTTACACTGGTGCAAATGGTTGAAAGAGCCAAATCGAAGAGAAAAGATG GATGTCGTGAAGATGTTGTACAAGAAGGCCTTACTAAGCTTTTGGCTGCCCATTTTGTTGAACGCTGCCCAGCCCCTGAACCACTTGTTCCTGAACCAGTTAAAGTAGAAACAACTTCCAAGAAACGAGGTGCTAAATCTGCTAAG ATAAATGAAGAGTCTGAGACCATAGAACAACGTGTTCTAGCAGCAGCAGGGCCTATGGAAGCACAAAGATTTTCCATGATAACAAATACCGAATTTGACGTCAATGGAGAAACAAGCACAGATGATTCCCCTAGTTTGATTGTTGGAGAAAAG CGCAAGCGTGATTCTTTGGAATTGGATAGAGAATCTACAGCTGAAGAAGGGGAAGTAGTTCTTTGGCGTGCCAATTTTGAGGAATTTCTGCGTCGTCTTAGACATATG GCTTGCATTGAGAATGTGAGAGCATCCCTGGATGATGGAGCTGTAAAAGTCTTAAAAGCAATGCTGGATGCAACTAGAGGTTTAGAGAAGAAAGTGAAAACAGAAAAGTCAG atttgaagaaaattatTGAATCAGCACAGAATGATGAG GTAGAATCAATTGTGTTGAAAAGATATGGAAGGGATGCTTATAGAATTTTCAGATTACTGTCAAAAAATGGCCGCCTAGTTGAGACTGATAAg ATTTCAGATACCACATTTGTGGAAAAGAAGGATGCGCCCAAGATTCTTTATAAGATGTGGAAGGATGAGTACTTGCATATGGAG AAATTAGTTTTAGCACCAAATAGAAATATATTGTTGTGGAAAGTAAATAAGCGCCCTCTGTGGGAACATGTATTAGATGAGATGTTCCATTCTGCTTTAAATTTGAGTCTACGAGCGGCTTACGAATGGGATAAGGAAAAAGAG GTTATAAACCCCCTTGAAGCTATGACAAAAGaggaaagacaaaaacaaaagaacatcAGGATTCTCCTGGATTCATCGCTGCTGAAACTTGATGATGCTATCATGCTTTTCCATAACTTCTGA
- the LOC126699100 gene encoding uncharacterized protein LOC126699100 isoform X3 translates to MATPYGIKLAVHLITNHFGNLVAKVCENLLRRGPLTLQQVIRYTELTPQQVKNSLLILIQHNCVQAFSLESQGGFGDGPKANTQYLALFSNILHRMRFPKFLEIVSRELDQECKELLEGLLQNGRLTLVQMVERAKSKRKDGCREDVVQEGLTKLLAAHFVERCPAPEPLVPEPVKVETTSKKRGAKSAKINEESETIEQRVLAAAGPMEAQRFSMITNTEFDVNGETSTDDSPSLIVGEKRKRDSLELDRESTAEEGEVVLWRANFEEFLRRLRHMACIENVRASLDDGAVKVLKAMLDATRGLEKKVKTEKSVPLSLDNIFEEVIKSEEGRVMTLDDVRASLVQLGCPASARGTADSYSIDLKKIIESAQNDEVESIVLKRYGRDAYRIFRLLSKNGRLVETDKISDTTFVEKKDAPKILYKMWKDEYLHMEVINPLEAMTKEERQKQKNIRILLDSSLLKLDDAIMLFHNF, encoded by the exons ATGGCGACCCCGTACGGCATCAAGTTGGCCGTACACCTCATCACCAATCACTTCGGCAATCTCGTCGCC AAAGTGTGTGAGAATCTTCTTCGAAGAGGACCTCTAACGCTCCAACAGGTAATTCGGTACACGGAGCTCACTCCTCAACAGGTCAAGAACTCTCTTCTCATCTTGATCCAACACAATTGCGTTCAAGCTTTCTCTCTCGAATCACAAG GTGGTTTTGGAGATGGGCCAAAAGCTAATACCCAGTATTTAGCGTTGTTTAGTAACATACTCCATCGCATGAGGTTTCCCAAATTCTTGGAGATTGTGTCTCGTGAACTTGATCAAGAA tGTAAAGAACTTCTTGAGGGTTTGCTTCAGAATGGTAGGCTTACACTGGTGCAAATGGTTGAAAGAGCCAAATCGAAGAGAAAAGATG GATGTCGTGAAGATGTTGTACAAGAAGGCCTTACTAAGCTTTTGGCTGCCCATTTTGTTGAACGCTGCCCAGCCCCTGAACCACTTGTTCCTGAACCAGTTAAAGTAGAAACAACTTCCAAGAAACGAGGTGCTAAATCTGCTAAG ATAAATGAAGAGTCTGAGACCATAGAACAACGTGTTCTAGCAGCAGCAGGGCCTATGGAAGCACAAAGATTTTCCATGATAACAAATACCGAATTTGACGTCAATGGAGAAACAAGCACAGATGATTCCCCTAGTTTGATTGTTGGAGAAAAG CGCAAGCGTGATTCTTTGGAATTGGATAGAGAATCTACAGCTGAAGAAGGGGAAGTAGTTCTTTGGCGTGCCAATTTTGAGGAATTTCTGCGTCGTCTTAGACATATG GCTTGCATTGAGAATGTGAGAGCATCCCTGGATGATGGAGCTGTAAAAGTCTTAAAAGCAATGCTGGATGCAACTAGAGGTTTAGAGAAGAAAGTGAAAACAGAAAAGTCAG TTCCCCTATCACTGGATAACATTTTTGAAGAGGTTATAAAGAGTGAAGAAGGACGTGTTATGACCTTAGACGATGTTAGAGCTTCCCTTGTCCAGTTGGGTTGTCCTGCCTCTGCTAGAGGGACAGCTGACTCATATAGTATCG atttgaagaaaattatTGAATCAGCACAGAATGATGAG GTAGAATCAATTGTGTTGAAAAGATATGGAAGGGATGCTTATAGAATTTTCAGATTACTGTCAAAAAATGGCCGCCTAGTTGAGACTGATAAg ATTTCAGATACCACATTTGTGGAAAAGAAGGATGCGCCCAAGATTCTTTATAAGATGTGGAAGGATGAGTACTTGCATATGGAG GTTATAAACCCCCTTGAAGCTATGACAAAAGaggaaagacaaaaacaaaagaacatcAGGATTCTCCTGGATTCATCGCTGCTGAAACTTGATGATGCTATCATGCTTTTCCATAACTTCTGA
- the LOC126699100 gene encoding uncharacterized protein LOC126699100 isoform X1: MATPYGIKLAVHLITNHFGNLVAKVCENLLRRGPLTLQQVIRYTELTPQQVKNSLLILIQHNCVQAFSLESQGGFGDGPKANTQYLALFSNILHRMRFPKFLEIVSRELDQECKELLEGLLQNGRLTLVQMVERAKSKRKDGCREDVVQEGLTKLLAAHFVERCPAPEPLVPEPVKVETTSKKRGAKSAKINEESETIEQRVLAAAGPMEAQRFSMITNTEFDVNGETSTDDSPSLIVGEKRKRDSLELDRESTAEEGEVVLWRANFEEFLRRLRHMACIENVRASLDDGAVKVLKAMLDATRGLEKKVKTEKSVPLSLDNIFEEVIKSEEGRVMTLDDVRASLVQLGCPASARGTADSYSIDLKKIIESAQNDEVESIVLKRYGRDAYRIFRLLSKNGRLVETDKISDTTFVEKKDAPKILYKMWKDEYLHMEKLVLAPNRNILLWKVNKRPLWEHVLDEMFHSALNLSLRAAYEWDKEKEVINPLEAMTKEERQKQKNIRILLDSSLLKLDDAIMLFHNF, from the exons ATGGCGACCCCGTACGGCATCAAGTTGGCCGTACACCTCATCACCAATCACTTCGGCAATCTCGTCGCC AAAGTGTGTGAGAATCTTCTTCGAAGAGGACCTCTAACGCTCCAACAGGTAATTCGGTACACGGAGCTCACTCCTCAACAGGTCAAGAACTCTCTTCTCATCTTGATCCAACACAATTGCGTTCAAGCTTTCTCTCTCGAATCACAAG GTGGTTTTGGAGATGGGCCAAAAGCTAATACCCAGTATTTAGCGTTGTTTAGTAACATACTCCATCGCATGAGGTTTCCCAAATTCTTGGAGATTGTGTCTCGTGAACTTGATCAAGAA tGTAAAGAACTTCTTGAGGGTTTGCTTCAGAATGGTAGGCTTACACTGGTGCAAATGGTTGAAAGAGCCAAATCGAAGAGAAAAGATG GATGTCGTGAAGATGTTGTACAAGAAGGCCTTACTAAGCTTTTGGCTGCCCATTTTGTTGAACGCTGCCCAGCCCCTGAACCACTTGTTCCTGAACCAGTTAAAGTAGAAACAACTTCCAAGAAACGAGGTGCTAAATCTGCTAAG ATAAATGAAGAGTCTGAGACCATAGAACAACGTGTTCTAGCAGCAGCAGGGCCTATGGAAGCACAAAGATTTTCCATGATAACAAATACCGAATTTGACGTCAATGGAGAAACAAGCACAGATGATTCCCCTAGTTTGATTGTTGGAGAAAAG CGCAAGCGTGATTCTTTGGAATTGGATAGAGAATCTACAGCTGAAGAAGGGGAAGTAGTTCTTTGGCGTGCCAATTTTGAGGAATTTCTGCGTCGTCTTAGACATATG GCTTGCATTGAGAATGTGAGAGCATCCCTGGATGATGGAGCTGTAAAAGTCTTAAAAGCAATGCTGGATGCAACTAGAGGTTTAGAGAAGAAAGTGAAAACAGAAAAGTCAG TTCCCCTATCACTGGATAACATTTTTGAAGAGGTTATAAAGAGTGAAGAAGGACGTGTTATGACCTTAGACGATGTTAGAGCTTCCCTTGTCCAGTTGGGTTGTCCTGCCTCTGCTAGAGGGACAGCTGACTCATATAGTATCG atttgaagaaaattatTGAATCAGCACAGAATGATGAG GTAGAATCAATTGTGTTGAAAAGATATGGAAGGGATGCTTATAGAATTTTCAGATTACTGTCAAAAAATGGCCGCCTAGTTGAGACTGATAAg ATTTCAGATACCACATTTGTGGAAAAGAAGGATGCGCCCAAGATTCTTTATAAGATGTGGAAGGATGAGTACTTGCATATGGAG AAATTAGTTTTAGCACCAAATAGAAATATATTGTTGTGGAAAGTAAATAAGCGCCCTCTGTGGGAACATGTATTAGATGAGATGTTCCATTCTGCTTTAAATTTGAGTCTACGAGCGGCTTACGAATGGGATAAGGAAAAAGAG GTTATAAACCCCCTTGAAGCTATGACAAAAGaggaaagacaaaaacaaaagaacatcAGGATTCTCCTGGATTCATCGCTGCTGAAACTTGATGATGCTATCATGCTTTTCCATAACTTCTGA
- the LOC126699100 gene encoding uncharacterized protein LOC126699100 isoform X4: MATPYGIKLAVHLITNHFGNLVAKVCENLLRRGPLTLQQVIRYTELTPQQVKNSLLILIQHNCVQAFSLESQGGFGDGPKANTQYLALFSNILHRMRFPKFLEIVSRELDQECKELLEGLLQNGRLTLVQMVERAKSKRKDGCREDVVQEGLTKLLAAHFVERCPAPEPLVPEPVKVETTSKKRGAKSAKINEESETIEQRVLAAAGPMEAQRFSMITNTEFDVNGETSTDDSPSLIVGEKRKRDSLELDRESTAEEGEVVLWRANFEEFLRRLRHMACIENVRASLDDGAVKVLKAMLDATRGLEKKVKTEKSVPLSLDNIFEEVIKSEEGRVMTLDDVRASLVQLGCPASARGTADSYSIDLKKIIESAQNDEVESIVLKRYGRDAYRIFRLLSKNGRLVETDKISDTTFVEKKDAPKILYKMWKDEYLHMEGHHAHTLEFLLSFVFFFYSYLS, encoded by the exons ATGGCGACCCCGTACGGCATCAAGTTGGCCGTACACCTCATCACCAATCACTTCGGCAATCTCGTCGCC AAAGTGTGTGAGAATCTTCTTCGAAGAGGACCTCTAACGCTCCAACAGGTAATTCGGTACACGGAGCTCACTCCTCAACAGGTCAAGAACTCTCTTCTCATCTTGATCCAACACAATTGCGTTCAAGCTTTCTCTCTCGAATCACAAG GTGGTTTTGGAGATGGGCCAAAAGCTAATACCCAGTATTTAGCGTTGTTTAGTAACATACTCCATCGCATGAGGTTTCCCAAATTCTTGGAGATTGTGTCTCGTGAACTTGATCAAGAA tGTAAAGAACTTCTTGAGGGTTTGCTTCAGAATGGTAGGCTTACACTGGTGCAAATGGTTGAAAGAGCCAAATCGAAGAGAAAAGATG GATGTCGTGAAGATGTTGTACAAGAAGGCCTTACTAAGCTTTTGGCTGCCCATTTTGTTGAACGCTGCCCAGCCCCTGAACCACTTGTTCCTGAACCAGTTAAAGTAGAAACAACTTCCAAGAAACGAGGTGCTAAATCTGCTAAG ATAAATGAAGAGTCTGAGACCATAGAACAACGTGTTCTAGCAGCAGCAGGGCCTATGGAAGCACAAAGATTTTCCATGATAACAAATACCGAATTTGACGTCAATGGAGAAACAAGCACAGATGATTCCCCTAGTTTGATTGTTGGAGAAAAG CGCAAGCGTGATTCTTTGGAATTGGATAGAGAATCTACAGCTGAAGAAGGGGAAGTAGTTCTTTGGCGTGCCAATTTTGAGGAATTTCTGCGTCGTCTTAGACATATG GCTTGCATTGAGAATGTGAGAGCATCCCTGGATGATGGAGCTGTAAAAGTCTTAAAAGCAATGCTGGATGCAACTAGAGGTTTAGAGAAGAAAGTGAAAACAGAAAAGTCAG TTCCCCTATCACTGGATAACATTTTTGAAGAGGTTATAAAGAGTGAAGAAGGACGTGTTATGACCTTAGACGATGTTAGAGCTTCCCTTGTCCAGTTGGGTTGTCCTGCCTCTGCTAGAGGGACAGCTGACTCATATAGTATCG atttgaagaaaattatTGAATCAGCACAGAATGATGAG GTAGAATCAATTGTGTTGAAAAGATATGGAAGGGATGCTTATAGAATTTTCAGATTACTGTCAAAAAATGGCCGCCTAGTTGAGACTGATAAg ATTTCAGATACCACATTTGTGGAAAAGAAGGATGCGCCCAAGATTCTTTATAAGATGTGGAAGGATGAGTACTTGCATATGGAG GGTCATCATGCTCACACACttgaatttcttttaagtttcgTTTTTTTCTTCTACTCTTACTTgagttaa